Proteins from one Oryza sativa Japonica Group chromosome 12, ASM3414082v1 genomic window:
- the LOC4352577 gene encoding uncharacterized protein codes for MSSAAAARRGGGGRWLHAAWLALTGGAAELITAEEVAGGGGGAVRSGSRYELVSTEEPDGDETSWESNPGPASEAALFLVAREEDPKTTTTSSPESIFACDELRVSRPEFWRWPAKKGSGGDGEPAAAVESEPFLTRRRGAKRVNDAEMEDHPFSFGRHGRMESSSSAAAAALLLLSSS; via the exons ATgagctctgctgctgctgcaaggcgcggcggcggcggccggtggctgCACGCGGCGTGGCTGGCgctcaccggcggcgcggcggagct GATCACggcggaggaggtcgccggcggcggcggcggagctgtgAGGAGCGGCTCACGCTACGAGCTCGTGAGCACGGAGGAGCCCGACGGCGACGAGACGAGCTGGGAATCGAATCCTGGACCTGCCTCGGAAGCAGCGCTGTTCCTCGTGGCACGTGAAGAGGAtccgaagacgacgacgacgagttcgCCGGAATCCATCTTCGCCTGCGACGAGCTGCGGGTGAGCAGGCCTGAATTCTGGCGCTGGCCCGCGAagaagggcagcggcggcgacggcgagccggcggccgcggtggaGTCCGAGCCGTTCCTgacgcgccgccgcggggcgAAGCGGGTGAACGATGCGGAGATGGAGGATCACCCGTTCAGCTTCGGTCGCCATGGGAGGatggagtcgtcgtcgtcggcggcggcggcggcgttgttgCTGCTGTCTTCTTCAtag